The genomic window ACCGTGGCTCTACCGTAATTAGAAACACCGTAACTGCTCCACAGGAATACCTCGACCTAGTTCTCGAGCCATCTGAGGCACCACTTCCGGAGACCAACACCTACCTGAGCACCAGAACGCTGGAGAAAACGATTACGGAAAATGGAAAGGCCACGGTACAAGCGGTAAATGACGTCGTTACTCGGGTTGGTACAGAGATTTTACGTAATTTTTATAGTCAATAAACATTAAAATTTCTTCCCTCAACTATTGAAGCACGTCTTCGAAGCGGTACGTACGACTGATGTTTTATCGTAATCTTGCAGCTCGTCGTCACCGAGTCAGCAAGGTCCCCTAGGCCAACAACAAGCATTGACGGAATTGCTGGTAAAACGTCGTCAACATCGGCTGAATTAGAATCAGACGTTGTCAAGACCTACTACGTGACCTACAGCTACTACAGCACGTTCCTGGAACAGGGCAGCACGGTGGTTCGTACGAACGTAGCGACGTCCGCTGACTTGGTCACCGAGAAAGTACTTGCTCGAAGACCGACAACCACTAATACAGCCTTAGTAGACGATACCCTCACAAGTTCAGAGACCACTGTGACCCCTCCGGCCTCATCGACTCCGGTAACCCCGACAATATCCGAAACTCCGACGACCTCGGCGAAAGTTGAACCAATTCAAATATTCGCTACGAAAACTTACCTCACGACGTTCACGTACTTTACGACATTACTACAAGTATGAAATTCGGTGATATTGCATACATGTATTGATTGATATTGATAATTTACTTTGATGGCTGTTTAATATCTCTTGTCGTCTTCCGAACACAGGCTGGTGTTAATGGCGAGACCTCGACTACGGTATCATCACGTTCGCGAATCGTGGAAAACGTTGTTACGGAATCAATTGCGCCGAGTCTTCTTGATGCCGGGTACATGAATGCTCTTTTAACAACTACACGGCCCCAAGAGGAAACTGTCGCCAAACCCAGTCACGTGAATCAGGTCAACAACGTGGTCACCGGCTCGActataattttctttgatgAAGAAGATCGCGTCGATCCAACTTCAACGTCAATTACGCCTACTCCAATTGCAACAGAAGCAGTAGCAGTTTCTACAGTAACAGCAGAACTGGAAACACGACCGACGACACCAGATTCGACTGGGGAGAATACCAAGGTTGGATGGGTTTCGTTTCTGCAGTTGCGTACAGAGCATTGCTTTCAAACTGTCAATCAAATTCATTGTTGCGGGTTTTAGATTCCGGAGGGAAACAACGATGCGTCTGCAGCTGGGAGCGGTTCTTTTGATTCCCTTGGATCCTTCACTAACTTCGGTATCAACGGTCTCTCCGCCTTAGGTCCCGTGATCACCGCAATGGCCGGTCTTCTACAGGGAAAACCAACTGCTTCGCGGCGAAACGGGACTGTTGATGGCGATCAAGATACCACCACTCAGAGATCGCCTATCTATATTCCAGTATCAGAATTCGCTGACGGTGATATCGAGACTGCTGAGAGTCAAAATATTGGTAAGTAAGCTAATTCAGCAACCATTTTGCTATTTTACAGCTctcgatgaaatgaaaaatactttaATAATTGCTCATTTCAGGAAATCAATTGGCAAACCTTAATCACAACTATATACCAGAAACACGCCACAAATCATCGGTTAGTCTCGTCAAGGGCATTCCCATCTCACCTGGTGAAGTGATAACTGCCAATAGCGATGTTATCAtcggaaaaccgggaaaaatCGGTGGACCCAGACCACCACAATCTACAAACATACAGGACAAGCACGTTGGAATCAGGCCGCCGCCACTACCGCCGCAGGTACTTTCACAGTCGGATCGTCCCCACGTTCACCGACCGACTATACACCATCACAAAACCCAGCTGCAGATCTTCCCAGCTCGGCAAGTTTTTGAGGAACATCTCCAGCTGCCCGTCCGGTATGGAGCTTCTGCTGAATCCCATCAGGTTCAAGTAGCACAGAAGCATCCTCAACGTCTCATCTTGCGAACAGACTCTGGGCACGATGTAATGGAAAACGATCCGTTGCTTATACCACCTGCCTCTCCTACTTCCTCGATTGTACGAGGTAAACCACCGGCATACGCTGATCGCAGCCCTGTGCCGGACCCAAACGAGCCAGAATGGAGTCCGGAACGGTACAGACGACCCTGGAGTGCCAAGGACCCCCTTAAGCCTTTGGAGTTACAAGAATCCTTGGCATCTGGAAATACGCAGTGGCGTCAGAACGATGCGGAAGAAGCTGCATCATCGTCTTCAGAGGTACGAAAGATTGATCaaatagatataaaaaaagaatatttcatCACATTACAAGTAATTTTGCATTACAGATTCACGGTTCTTTGGGTAAACCGAATTCATGGTCCAACCACCGTGACCATCAGTTAGTGAAAGATAATCACGAGCGACCGCCATGGGCACAAAGGGATCCTTTACTGCCAGGTAACACTGTTATCGAAAGTTCCCTGCAACCAAAAGTACCGGAACCAACAAGTATAATTCGTCACGTGGTACCTCACATCATCGACAGAGACACTGGGCAGCCACTGCTCGTTAATATTCAACCAAGCCAAGTCGCCAACGTGGTTATTCCCCAAGGTGGAAATCAAGCATTGATATTCGGGGACACCAACGAACCACACATAACTGGACAATATTTTGATGATCCCTCGCCTTATCCTGAACCAGAAGTAGCACCTGGTTTTACCGGGGTGCAGAAGGTGAGTGGTATAAGtgaagtaaataatttttcacatcttCTGACTGATAGATTGGAGGATAGGCTCTGGTAAATGAAAAgataatgattaatttttttttttttttttgtaggtaGAGCATTCACCGCAATACTTGGGGCAAGGTGATCCATCAGAGTACATGGTTCCCCCACCGTCACCACAATCCAATTTCAAGCCTTTACCCCAGTCACACGGAGGGCACCTTTCGGCACACCAAGAACGCCCCGGTTACGGTCATACCGAGATCCTAGTGCACCCGGGAACAACCCCAGTGAGAGACTACAATCAAGTATATCGAAGACCAGTCACTTCGCCAGCAACGTCTCCACCTAGGAGAACCGAGGTTGAAACTTCACCACACCGATACATTTTGCTTGGCAAGCCTGGAGATTTACGACCTATAAATGAGGTGCTGAATAGTAGTCAGAGCTGGAAACTGAATGATGGTAGAAAACCAGCGCTGTCGCAGTCTGCGATGCAAACGATAATTCAGCACAGACCATCTGGACATTTTGGACCATCGATGAGCAGACCCACATCGAATCCTCATGGTCCTGAAATTCATATGGGAAGACCCGGAGTTTACCCTGCTAAAAAGCCGCAGTATTCATCTGGACAGCCTTCGCTACACCCTCCTCCATCTTCGCAATCTTCCTACAGACCGCACACTAAAAAACCTGACGCTAATCTAATCCCTCCAGACTGGAGTCCACCGAAGAATACATTCATCAGAGAGCCATCTCACACTCATAGTGGTTCGGGCATCAGGAATGATATCATTGTTACTAATACGGAAACTGTTCCAATCAACTCTAAGGAAACAGACGTTTCTCAAATACTTCATCCACCTCCGGTAtgaatagtaatagtaatatgTATTTTATCAACTATGAACAACTTGAGCTAAAAAGTGGTGGACAAAAAATAGCGGCACTGATCGAAGTAATTGTCTCTACTGAATCTTGTCGATCCGTAAAAAGTTTATATTCAACTTGACAGATTATCCTTTCACCATTTTACGACtgacatttaaaaaatgaaagttggACAGATGTATACTTACTTAGAATGCATGTCGTATAATacattcaaatttctttcgttttcagTTCCAAGTGAATTCGCTCCGAGATTCGGAAACTACCAATTATCATCATATGGACAGGATAGATCCATCAAAAATGGGAGCTACTGAGTCATCAGCTGTACAACAGAGCACAGGGGAAAATGTCCCAACCGGAGCAATCGAGTACCACGATCCATCAACGGACCCGAAAGTGAAGCCTGAAGATATTTCGTATTATCCCCGCCTACCAACAGTGAAACCTGAAGTTCAGAGTTTCGGGGAAATCATACCTCAAAACGACGAAGATCGGGCGCCTGAAATCTGGACAGTGAACACGCAGACAGAGCGATCCTCGTTGTCTAACGATTCTGAGATCAGCGAGTCTCAGCCAGTGCCAACTCGGGGTGACATGCCCCCTGAAACAAACACCAAGGTCGATCATGACTCTGAGTTGAATGTTCCTGGGAACCATGTTACTGTGGGAAGCGACGACTCCTTGGAGAGCGTAGGCTCTATAACTACTGTCGGCGGAAGACCTCTAGAGGTGGATCAAAGCCTTGTCTATGGACAAAAGCAGCACACGAATAAACAACAGGGTCAAAATACTTTGTCAGCAAATAGAGGGGCGCCTTTTGCCCATCGTGATCACGAACCAGCCATCGTACAGGGAACACCCTTCCGACAGAATTTCTACGAAGGTAAAAGACCCTACGAGAGTCCAATCATCATGCCAGGAAAACCATTTGGCGTCTACGTTGACAGCCACGTCAATGTCATCAGACCGTATGGCTACAACCAGAGAGAAACCCATCGACCGCCGATCAGACACAATATCGTCCAAGGTGTTCCATTCGGCTATCACGGCAACCAAAAAGTCGGGCTACAACCCAACATACATCAGATGGTGCTCCCACCACGAAACGAGAATGGTGAACCGCCAATGTCAACCCCGAACTCCATGGACCGTGGTGACGCAATGGATCTGAAACCTCCGCCCATCGCAGGCGTTATTCATCAGCATCAGCACCAGGTTCCAGGGCCGTTTGGGCCGAACCGCACACCCgggaaagaaaacaaacgtCCCCAACCGACCTCTGCACAGCCGGAAATAATGACAATGCCTCCTCAACCTTCGCCAGCACTGGCACCGCCCGCTCAACCGGGAGCAGAAAAAGACTTTACCATAACGATTGGAAATCAATCGCGGCCAAATTCGATGGGATCTGGATCTTATTACGAGGATAATTCTGAATCTGAGCTCAATCTGGCTGAGTCAGCGTACCAACTGCTGCAACCCTCTGATACCAGGACCAAAGAGGGATCCGGAGCTGTTCAACACAGTTACCCTAGCCATTCAAATGACGTGGCGAGACCACGACCCTCGTTGGCTACTCCAGGACAAGGCATTCAGTATTCGCAACAGTCCAATAATCACGGGAAGCTGGAATTCTCCATGCCAGTGGAGTCCACGGGTGATGATAACGAGGATAGTGATACGCAGACGGAAAGACCGCCTAGCATGTTCTCAGGGATGACAACGACCAAGAAGACGCCGACACATTTGGCCGCCTTGCCAACAAATATCACTGCTTCACCACCCGCTGTAAAAACTTCAATTAACCGAGAAGACTCGATGAAGATCAGCAAGAACAATAGTTACCCGGTGACCGAAGTGTCTCCGGTGATTTCGCAGACCAGACCAAGGCCAAGAGTTCCATATCGAGGCATGATGCCACCTCCTCTAACGCCGCAAATCGTCTTCCATGGCAGCAAAGGTAGTGGGAACGGGAATGCTCCTGAAACGGAGGGACTAGAGCCACCACCATTATCCACGGAAGTTGTAGGACTATCGCCACCGCCTTCAAAATACATTCCACTCGAAGAATCCACCACCACTGCAGCACGGCCTTTCCTAGTTGAACTGTTATCACAGGTAGAACTCCTAAACTGTTGTATTTTTTGCTAAACATTATCAAATGGTGCTAACAAAAATCGTGTATTTTCTTTCGCTTGTTCAGGACATGGTTCCTCCAGCACCAGTTTTCCCGACTTCATCACGTCCCTCACAAGAGGCGGCAACCGAACGACCAGCAGTTGCTGTTTCAGGCTCTTTCCGCATCGCGTCAGCGATGCCCACGTCACACGTTACTTCACTGAGAGATGCTGAAGCCGAGATTCCCGTCGTTCATGGAACTGTCGACTTGCCTACAATCATCGAGATGCATGGACCTTCGCCATCCACCACACCTTTAATAATTTCACCAACGATAAATAAATCAGAACGTGTCAGTATCTACACAGCGAGGCCGTTCGAGTCAAGACCAGTGTCGAGGTACGAACGGCTACGGTAGTCAACagagttgaaaaaacaatatatagaatgttataattatcatttaataatagtaattaaaA from Neodiprion lecontei isolate iyNeoLeco1 chromosome 1, iyNeoLeco1.1, whole genome shotgun sequence includes these protein-coding regions:
- the LOC107220935 gene encoding uncharacterized protein LOC107220935 isoform X3, which codes for MGEDTRRSRFTKLLPAFFFFFLAVLVVQARTLQDESFAESDHRANAARVQRDLDDETAKVEPEDEQGRRFNLATRILSNGVEVIVAGSTPAPALRWETASPPATLTLSDAMVMLMPKDEPQEFVTKTCATTFTYITTMSDQGGSTRTSTQQQVVYNTATVERHSPADSTISSIGLSLEASPSLGTEVFETTYAYHELPIDNRGSTVIRNTVTAPQEYLDLVLEPSEAPLPETNTYLSTRTLEKTITENGKATVQAVNDVVTRLVVTESARSPRPTTSIDGIAGKTSSTSAELESDVVKTYYVTYSYYSTFLEQGSTVVRTNVATSADLVTEKVLARRPTTTNTALVDDTLTSSETTVTPPASSTPVTPTISETPTTSAKVEPIQIFATKTYLTTFTYFTTLLQAGVNGETSTTVSSRSRIVENVVTESIAPSLLDAGYMNALLTTTRPQEETVAKPSHVNQVNNVVTGSTIIFFDEEDRVDPTSTSITPTPIATEAVAVSTVTAELETRPTTPDSTGENTKIPEGNNDASAAGSGSFDSLGSFTNFGINGLSALGPVITAMAGLLQGKPTASRRNGTVDGDQDTTTQRSPIYIPVSEFADGDIETAESQNIGNQLANLNHNYIPETRHKSSVSLVKGIPISPGEVITANSDVIIGKPGKIGGPRPPQSTNIQDKHVGIRPPPLPPQVLSQSDRPHVHRPTIHHHKTQLQIFPARQVFEEHLQLPVRYGASAESHQVQVAQKHPQRLILRTDSGHDVMENDPLLIPPASPTSSIVRGKPPAYADRSPVPDPNEPEWSPERYRRPWSAKDPLKPLELQESLASGNTQWRQNDAEEAASSSSEIHGSLGKPNSWSNHRDHQLVKDNHERPPWAQRDPLLPGNTVIESSLQPKVPEPTSIIRHVVPHIIDRDTGQPLLVNIQPSQVANVVIPQGGNQALIFGDTNEPHITGQYFDDPSPYPEPEVAPGFTGVQKVEHSPQYLGQGDPSEYMVPPPSPQSNFKPLPQSHGGHLSAHQERPGYGHTEILVHPGTTPVRDYNQVYRRPVTSPATSPPRRTEVETSPHRYILLGKPGDLRPINEVLNSSQSWKLNDGRKPALSQSAMQTIIQHRPSGHFGPSMSRPTSNPHGPEIHMGRPGVYPAKKPQYSSGQPSLHPPPSSQSSYRPHTKKPDANLIPPDWSPPKNTFIREPSHTHSGSGIRNDIIVTNTETVPINSKETDVSQILHPPPFQVNSLRDSETTNYHHMDRIDPSKMGATESSAVQQSTGENVPTGAIEYHDPSTDPKVKPEDISYYPRLPTVKPEVQSFGEIIPQNDEDRAPEIWTVNTQTERSSLSNDSEISESQPVPTRGDMPPETNTKVDHDSELNVPGNHVTVGSDDSLESVGSITTVGGRPLEVDQSLVYGQKQHTNKQQGQNTLSANRGAPFAHRDHEPAIVQGTPFRQNFYEGKRPYESPIIMPGKPFGVYVDSHVNVIRPYGYNQRETHRPPIRHNIVQGVPFGYHGNQKVGLQPNIHQMVLPPRNENGEPPMSTPNSMDRGDAMDLKPPPIAGVIHQHQHQVPGPFGPNRTPGKENKRPQPTSAQPEIMTMPPQPSPALAPPAQPGAEKDFTITIGNQSRPNSMGSGSYYEDNSESELNLAESAYQLLQPSDTRTKEGSGAVQHSYPSHSNDVARPRPSLATPGQGIQYSQQSNNHGKLEFSMPVESTGDDNEDSDTQTERPPSMFSGMTTTKKTPTHLAALPTNITASPPAVKTSINREDSMKISKNNSYPVTEVSPVISQTRPRPRVPYRGMMPPPLTPQIVFHGSKGSGNGNAPETEGLEPPPLSTEVVGLSPPPSKYIPLEESTTTAARPFLVELLSQDMVPPAPVFPTSSRPSQEAATERPAVAVSGSFRIASAMPTSHVTSLRDAEAEIPVVHGTVDLPTIIEMHGPSPSTTPLIISPTINKSERVSIYTARPFESRPVSRLSIQPTFTLTSLRSSSTTLRPLRIDQMEPSKSSTFSVTVQQTRLPSTVSEIITSNLTTVKRPGASERPVLLQPSKETDTPSFAIEPTESLASIKPAETVAITKSPSKIHEAPLKTSTQTNRLEIRTTTTVRTENSKYSRTSGETNRNETDRETVLYMVTRVASASSSTTRTLLRTRTLTSTTVETVTETLLQPARTTTIVSSSTVLRPTTEVPVSVHQTPSDNESIFVVMSDQTPPQPGAEEVEAEYGDEDVEATRDEQDPGGNEIYRVLAGGILGAPAFPRESTAGRCVPECKTSKAEICAEVNSVNKCVCRPGFARMFLDRPCKPIYTYTLRVGLDRVGRDPFSVYAEELNDTASSDYKKLAGPTKEALDRTMMQSDLRDIYRGLDVARFTSDPNTSVEFHVQLSENASDTRLKEVVRKYLVGNNYSLGGTEVYASKDLETIHAFDFNECATEEGGPHHDCSPHAACFNRQGSYQCSCREGWADLSDNLPTYPGRVCSQAPFGCAACNNKGHCVINTNGQEVCECFPWHSGQRCQVNLKVLLIALVTTGIIFLALLGVCVGLACVGRPRRRSGKRSGDRRAMISVGGNGGDTSSEGSAADLATIPHHVPHVLPAPPQTVAPAPPGKRPSGAKRTPPSFIPAAPSVPVNPRSPRGKALLARPRDSVRSDVGATPTDEQRDRSLTVMIPRAKYRSAPQSSQSPANCKPLATNLVVDERKLISYLEDGPHPETRKSSQAGKRDSVCKEMILDPQQTGRNPPTPSHPPGALVSAGFQVSATVTHQADMESTLARSCGETTVETSTKILRTSDVLRGDQGSTLARSCGETTIQAPTKLLRLDLAEVGSTLARSCGETTIQPPTKMAADRRSSREPRDNASDGHTMAERDVGGTLRMPAQRPPFFDPDRASDRESNFDSL